The genomic DNA CTCGCCCGGCCACATGGTTCGTTTTCACTGCTCGCTAGGTAGTCATGAGTAATATCTATATTTATTGACTTCTCCAGTTGGAAAAATTAAGGCCCATAAGCTCGGTGAATCAGAACTGGCCAAAGTACAACAAATTTAATAGTTTGCGGACTGTTGCTTCCGTTTTTCTAAAACACGTTTGAGAATAAACATTAGAAACCGCTTATGGTAATATTATAATTTACCACGAAAAGTCCTATATCATTAAAAGGCCCActtccaaccttgatgcaacgcggtcgtttgtttttgttttgaaccaccgcttttgtttaaatagcgcctctcattggtcagttatttttatctTGTCACGTTGTCTCGAAATACCTTCTGcgttttctccgatgaatttgaagagcttgtcaaaataattctgtttaaaacagttctatacgttttaatccggCATGGAATTGGATGAATCCATTGATTTCGTAGAATCCGAGGcagtaaacgcttatggatcggttgttgctaaagaggaacacgaaaatccttgcgagcatttcgaagaaagtgaaaatgttgacccaccacgttttcattcattcatgaaTTTTGTTTAAATCGAAGTTTTCCATCCTTGCTAAATAGGACCAAGAGTcagcacaggcggcccaagctccatctgtgagatgatcattttgcgcaataacagtcatggcggaattataagagtttgtatgggaatatttacgaccgctgttaggaataaaaaaatacgtcgaattctcaaaaaaaaaaaatacttcgcCTTACTTCCACTGTGTATTGcctgttatctgaccgcttactttgacgaaaagaacgcattttagcgagttgtccgtttcgaggttttcaacgttccATAAAAACTATACTAATTTTTCgctggaaaatattctaccttcatttacaatcctcaagcacttctagaaagtgaaaaaattccaacGTTGTCCGTTTCGCTGACCTAGTAAACAGAGCGCTGTTCACAGAGTaagaagagatccaagcgtgacacttaaaaaaattttcttcggattcttccggccaaatttcaaaatactgtaaggaaactgtaaaatgacgaatggcgaatgtatttaccgtaaaacagtTGTCtaggatggctcttgagaaagaagATTTTAGGAGTTTTCAatgatctgggaatttcgtgttacaggaaattgggtcgcggcgcgCGTTGCATAAGGGTGGAAATGAGCCTTTAAAAACATCTTACCACAACTGTTTAAACATACCTTTTTGTTGCCTGTTCAATGTTTCTTGTCTGGGCTCTGACAGCCTTCAAGATGACGGCTTCGAAGACCAAAACAAGCAAGCCTGTTCCCCAGGCTCCTCTCTTTCTTAAGCAGGCTTCAATCTCGAGCCTAGGGTTATTTTAGCCCTTTGTCAGCGGTATGGTTGCCAAATAATGACCTCTAGGAGAAggaattaattcaatttttttgattgacTGATGGTAAAACTCCACACAGGAAGTGTGATTTACTGAAGGGATCGACGGGGCCGGAAATAGAGTATTAACAACGATAAACTGGAATTGTTTTGACTGTTGTTTGTAtgtactataattttttttttttttgcgtgaaagttttcacatgtaaactGCCTGTCAATTTGTGAGAAAACATCCAACCAAAGCCGCTGCATGCTGCAATGAGGGGAAGCTGTTCTTCATGAAACGATGGATTGCTGTCGTTGTTTTCAAAGACGTGTAAGTAGAAATAAATCGttatataaatttgttttgagtgaaaagcagaaaagaagCCATTGTAGAGGCTGTGCAAGCGTACAGAAATGTACCAGTGTAAAAGAGTTCGACATCAGAATAGCATAGTATTTAGTGTCAAAGAAGAAATCGAGAAGCATAAATATGTAAGGAAATCGCGAAGGGTTCCACTCttaagaaaacagaaatgagGTCTGTCGCCATCCAAAGCCCTTCTCAGGCCACAGTTTCACCATCTGCTTTACCGCAGGTAAACGATTTAAAATTTCAGTCCATTATACCTACGTCTCGAGTACTCCAAGAAAACACTTCTGATGGAAACACAGAGTTAATCCTTTCGTATTTATTTATGAATCTTACGACAAATTAAATCCTTCATTTCTGTCACCTATATACTTCGTAACACTAATTTAACTAAGCAATCAACCGGGATTAAAATACTTGAGAACGCTGGCCATAGAAATCCTGAGATACTTAAGTATGAAGGTTTTATATGAAGCTACATTTACAGCTGGTTTGTgataagcattttttttttcacaattacaATATACATGTGTGTCATTCAAAATTCCATGCCAAtatatttttgtccaatttactATGATCACAAAACATTCAACAGAGTTTAACTCATTCagtatgaaaatatttatcaatataTAGAGAGttacattttgttttatattcaaTTGACAGAACATGCAAAGACTGAATCGTGAAGGGTTGAAGTATATATGCTATGGGTTGTATCGTAGACAAGCCTTCCAGCTGCAAAAGCTACACTTATTATTTTGTTACCTAGTTGTGATGTCAAAGCATGTACCAAATTTCAGTTTCTAGAGGAGATTTTGATGAACAATATAGAAGCCTATGTGTACAGAAACCTGGAACTACTGGCTTTTATATCTTACATGTAACAAGGAATAGTACCATTTCAGTTGGAGGAGCTTAATAAAGAAATGATAGTTTAATCTCCTGACTTGCTTGATTTTTGAGTGTACTGTTGTACAAGAAGATGGAAGTCAAGCACTTCTAGTGTGTGTGATATATAGTTATTTGATGAATACCCAATGCTGAGAGCTGAACCTTTTCCAGATACTCATTACCATCATCCTTATCCTTATAACAgcgatatttaaaaaataagacTTGAGCTAAAAGTTGTAACAGACCAAAGGAAAGAccatttttaatttgtctttctttttagTCAATCACTGATATAAATGTAACCTTGAAACATCACAAgcataaaaattgcaaaatgtgaACCCTccacatttttttctctccagaAAAAACAACTAATCCCTAGCTTGATTCAGCATACTGAATCATATAAAATAAAGAAGCAAGAGCAAACTCAAAGCTTGTGATGTTTTCAAGGTTCAAATTATATTCGttgcttctctttttctttttatcttaagGAGGGATGTGGGTATTTAATTCATATGCATGTGTTTTCAGTAAACTCAGGGTCAAGTAATAGTCTCAAAATGTTACAAAATGTAACACGTCAggtaacaattttaaattttgcttccCAAAGTTATTTTGGAACAAGTGCACAGCACATTTAATAGTTTTTATTCTCAcatggaaataataaaaaagtacatTTCAAAAGGTCAAAAGATAATATGtcaaacaggaaaatattaaattagtattaaaagaaacttgtttgtcattttttcattgttaagtATATCAAGGAAAGGTTAGGAAAGTTGTCTAAGGTATGTCGCATGTTAGAGGCGACGGAATGGGTGTTTTTataagagtttcaaaacattgCTGTGTTTCTTTGTTCTGTAGTCATCCCGGTTCAAGTGCAGTCACCTGCTCCATCAACAGCTTCTCTTAAATCTAAACCAATCGCTTCTAAAGTTTGGCgttgttcctttttcatttcctctgaGCTCGATTCTCGCGTAAAAGCTGCGTACAATGCCATCACTTATccctttttctttcacttccaaATTTCCAGGAGCACCGGAGGACATAATGGAAAAAATCTCGGTATTTTCTACTGGTTTATAAATCACACTTTCTATTTGTTACGATGATTCTTATGTTCACGTACACAACAGTAATTTACGTTCTTCTCTTCTTTTGGTGACGTAGCGGACCGTCTACTCTAATTTAAGCATGCGCAGAAGTCAACCGGAAGCAATAACTAACAATGTAGACATGCGCAGTTAAAGCCGGAATCCCACAGtttctgggaaaaaaattccattctcCCAAAGGTCATTATTTGGCTACCAAATCGCTGACAAGAGGCCAAGACGACCTTAGGCTGAAGATTGGGCGGGCTTTTAAAAGACCTCAAGATATATTCCTGAGGCATGCACGCTAGATTTGCATcgaattttatgtttttaagaTAAagtacaaaagagaaaaatatttaaaaagaaaaattctttaatttgatttaatagCTCATGATCACAAAGTGTTTCCTTTCAAGCTTTCTGGAAAGGGTCAACTAAGGCACTTTTCAAACAGCAATGTTTCAAAGCGGAGCTAAAATTACCTGTTCGAGCACTTGAGCGTTCTAAGTTATGTCACGATCCTTCTAGCATATCTTTCAACAAGCTATTCTTTATTTGTATCTGGAAGATCACTAAGCTAAAGCTGAGACTTCACAGGCTCAGTCAGATTCCAGAGATCAATCTGCACGATAATATCGTTCtgtgtaaatatttaaaatctgaaataatGAGATGCGTCGGGTCATTTACATCATGCGATCTAGCTCGTTCAAAGCGGCTTAGGACCGCTAAGGATTCCCAGAGTATCTTACTAATCTCTCTTTGAGCAAAATCAGCTATTTAATGGCAGTTACAGGATGAAAATATTTGATACACAACCAACATTTGATATCATTTTATTTCCCTCTGACCAAACTATACACATTAAATTCAACAGTATGCAAACTTTACAATATTTACACTTATTCGATTACACTTCTTAAGGTTTGCTTTTAGTGTTTTGAggtttattatttctatttttttttcatacaggaTTTGTTTTTCGCTTGCTATCAAGCAGACATGTTTCAAGTGAGTTTTAATCAACTTCTGTTCTTTTAGAGTGGAAGTAACTGCTCTCTTACTTTTAACATATCATTTTCTACGTTCTGTTgcagaatgaaatatttttgtcagaTTAAAATGGTAGTTTATGTAACAATTCGAAAATTTTGTACGAACTTTCTAACAACTCTTTGAGTTTATCTTAAACTCCCATTCAGATGGTAAGATCAAGATGAATAATTAGGGTCTAAAAGTCTAAgcagttaagaaaaaaatgaaaatgtttagagTAAACTCTCTACAATAATTCCtatacttaaaataaaaaataaaattataaacagatGAAAAGGACATCTAGCGTCTTAAAATCAAGttgatttgtaattcaataAGAAAAAAGCCAGCAgcaatttcatatttattttataattttcgatttgatttaatttgattCAAGAAAGGATGATCTTCTTCTTTCATTGGGTAACAATCGTGTCCACAAACATTGAACTATTCAATAAGTTTCATTCTAAATCTCTAACATAATAACAGTATAAACGAAGCCATGGTTAACAGTAAAGCGCTCAGCTCAGTCCCTTCTCACAAGTAGAGAAATTTAGTCAAGGTATCCATAGGAACGGCTAACAGTAAATCGCTCAGCTCAGTCCCCTCTCACAAGTACAGAAATTTAGTCAAGGTATCCATGGGGGCAGGAACCTGGACAGAGTTAACACGCTCCACTACCAGTCTAGTGACTTCTGTCAAGATCTCAAGgaagtgatgatgatgatgatatttgCTGATCACTTCGACTAAAGCCTATTGCAATAATCAAGTACAAAAAATGAGGAACATCACCATCCAGGCAGAAGAACCGTTTTCGGACAAAATGAgccaaaagacttagaaacTTGAGATGAAAATTATAACGCAGGCGAAGCTAGGTTGGCAAAAGGATACTTTATGTGGAAATTGAAATGACCTTTAAAATGACCCTTAATCGAGTCAgcccacaggcggcccaagctccagctctGAGATGATCGTCTTGCATGGTAAGCGTTAAGGCaaaaatataagagtttgtatgggaatatttacgccTCGCCTCACTTTCACAGAGCatcgcttgttgtctgaccgCCTACTTTGTTGAAACGAAGCCATTTTAgtgagttatccatttctagttTTTTTCTAATACTTCTCTCTTAGGAGATTACGATTACTTCAAACACTCTTAACTCTATAAACGACCGCCAAATTTCAAGTGGAGCTTGTGCTCGACAGTAGGAGACTAGTTAGTAtaggggataagtttctaaaaaaaatgtgGAGCTGCGTCGGtgaaagtataacagggtaattaagtattgtCAATTTACGCTGTTAGCACATGAATCGAACAAAGCAtgttgctttggtttttgcGATTTCTTACCTGTATAAACCAGGTGCCATTATCCGGATCTCGATATGATACGTAACCCGGCGCGGTGGCAAAGGCCAGGACAAAGTCGGCTTCCGGTGGAAACACGCTCCGCGGGAGGGTGCAGTCAGTAACGAATGCAGTATCACATGGCTGGGAGCTTATCTGTGCCTGTGACGTGGTCACGACCTTCTGCTGTAAATTGATATCATTAACAGGTGAGGAAATTGAATTATCAGCGTTGTCTCGACATCCTCTGCAAGTTTGGATGATGAACGCTTTGGGTTTATGCTTAAGTGAAGGACACTTGTTCTCACGGAACTCGCACATCAAATTCTTGACGGTTGTCTCCCTTCCGTCGACGCCCAAGATGCAATCGCGATCTCCTCCATGCGACATGACGATGAACACAAACGCGTTATATGCTTTGTGATTTGCAGCTCCAAACTTCTGTGCCACTTTCTCCAACTCGTGGCTCGTTAAATCTCTCCGGATAATTACTTCAAAGAAGAGCGTCCTGAACAGAAGTTGGAGGCTACGTTCGTCTTCGACGGCTCCTGGTCGGTTCAGGTCCCTGTTCTGGAAGTTGACGTTATTCACGATGACGCACAATCCTCGAGGATCCTTGTTCATTTCATAGCTAACCTCCTGGgccaaagctaaaaaaattgaagttccaGTTTAAAATCCAATCAAAGAAGTTTCATTAATCAATTGTATCAATAACAAATGCTCGATATGAGtgggttttaaccctttacactctcACGTTGGTATTCATATTCTGCACACTGTTCTCTTCTCATTTCCTCTGCAAGAATAAtctgtttgacaatcaggagcttcctaaattggtgatcatttcctttttctcgtgaccttaatttttgattcaagaATGATTAATAttctgttaggagaaattaggaGCCAATCACCCTGAGGGTTCAGGGccccttttgtttttttaatcttaaccattataatttttaaaaggcGAAATGGCATATAGTATTTCATACGTATTTACGATCCAGCTAATGACATATACatcattcacaccaaagcttacaCATGTTTTAGGGCTGTTTTTCAACAcgatttaaattgtttttccttATAAAAGCTGTCGACTTCAAATGTAgcacattgaaaatacaagtaagcGATTACTTGAATCTTATggaaaaattcactttttctgTTCTGAATCTGATTTTCCGTCAGTTAAACCCGGTTAAACTAAGTATTTTTTCCTAGTGTGAATGGGGTAAGAGACGGAATCCAAACAGTCATACCTGGAGTGATAGGGGCTAAAGGCACTGTTGaacctaaaggaaaaaaaagcatccATTTTTAGGCAGAATTGCACGTCcacttaaattattttagtatcccaatcaattttaaaaggaaTATGTTTGCACGGCAAAACCTGAAAAACACAGATCTAGTTACTAAGTGTCTCCTGTTCTCACCAGCGACCGCTTGTTCCAATTTTCCAGGACGAAAAGTAATATCGTACGGTCATTGCATGTTGCTTTAGCTGCTGCGTTTATTTCACTATAGAGAGAACAAGAATCCCCCCCTAGAGGCTTACCAATATCCAAGGCATGTTAGTTGGGGAGGAAGCTCATCTAAAACTTGTGTTCTTCCCGTATCGTCACCAGGATCAATACATTATGCAGTATGCATTTCTCGGTTTGAAAACCATTAACATTCAAACTGACCAGCAGTCTCCAAGAACGAGACCTATGACACTCCACTGACAGACTCTAATGATGACGTTAGTCCTTGAAGTCTTCAAAACTTCAGCCAGTccggggggggaggggggggggaaaggggttgatgcttcaaattgatcGGCGCATTACTTCATTAATTGTCTTACCTAAATACACTCTTGCTCGGAGTGTGTGGTTCCGATATGGCATTTTAATGCTTGGTTGTTCACTCTGTTtatccttcatttttttgtttaccatCGTCAACATGTCAAGCAGATGGTACAGATGAAAGGAACTTCTTATGACCTGGTCCAAGATCTGTTGAACGAGCAAAGCAGAAGTAACTGATCCGCTCCCTTGATTCAATAATTCACATAAAGAGTATATATCTCTTTCCTATTGATCAGTGAATGCTGATAAAAAGGGTTGAGGGAGTGTTGTATCAACATTGCTCTATTGTAGCATTGATGGTAATCCACGAAAAAAGTACCCATTTTGGTACGTCAGCCACTCTTTCTCGTTTTCTGGGCAAGGCCCGGCTCCTTCTGTTCGCACCGAGCTATTATCCAACACTTGAAGTGCATCGAGCAGTTTTGTCACAATTTTCTTCCCCTACCGTCACTCTACCTCTGAGTTCCCTACTCTGACATTTTAAAGTTGGCAAGAAAATTAACCTCCATTTTAATATTACATTTTCATCGATATTAATAAGCTGCATAATGCCTGAAGTTTTCGTTGATCTGAGCTGCAATAAATATCAGTTTTGCTTGACTGGGTCTGGTGAATATTAATTCAGGCCCCATTTCCTTCCTTGATTCGTACGCTTTGCGACCCGTCATTATTCATcgctggaggattttggttgtgtcttATAAAACTTATCTGATCCCCTGTGGCCCTGTAGCATTCTAATGATCCCCCCTCATTTGCAACCAATTTTCAAAAGTCCCTCATTATgttctgttagcgacgactgactCCCATCTTTTCCccctgaaaactatgtgattccccccaaaatcctccagccTCCAGCCCAGCCCCCCACCCCCCCGGGCGACAAACGATGACTGATCCTTCACCTGGATAAACAAAGACCCTGGTTCTCTGTTGGGTTGATCAGCTGGATATGTAGAAGTCACACAAATAAGCAGAAAGTCGGCTTCTTCGGGGCAGCTGTCTTTCTCACTGGCGGAGATGCAAGGCAACCTAACGGCATCCTTTTCTGCAAAGCTTCCGCTTGCGAAGATTGAGCACTCATTGTCGACCCTTGAAGGTATCTCTTTAACACGctgaacaaaaaataacttgggTTTACCCCGGAGGGAGGGACACCTTGATGCTGTGAACTCCACCATAACATGCTCAAGGCTTGCGTTTCTACCATCAGGACAAGATATTTCACTGCACCGGCCAGAAACAGACAggaaaataacaacaaatgtGTCAAAGTAAGTATGATCTTTCTTTGCAAATTCCTTAGCTAAATTATAGATCTCGTCCCTTTGAAGATCTCTTTCAATTAGCACATCAAAGGAAAGGAACTTAAACAAGCCCTCGAGCTGCTCTTCTCCCACCGCTAAGTTTGGAACGTTGTTTATCAGAAGGCAAAGTCCACGCGGACGAGATGTGTGCATCACGTAGTGGTGGCTCAGCCAAGGTGTTTCCGCTAAAAATATAAGAGTAaaccaaatcaaacaaatttgtgATTTTACTTTCATGGGGGCTGACCTTGATTCCTGCCTGTCAGGCCACAGTAACTCATTTCAGTAAACCGGGGCTTTTACATGCTGACGATCAACAAGTATAAAAACCATAGGGCCTATCAACAACTTAACCGAGATACGGGGTCCTGGAAAGTAGTAGGTCTGAAAACTGCATTGTTACATTCACACCTTATCTTCCTGCTGATGGAACTACATTCGCCTCGTGTTCTTTACGGGCGTGCGCAAAATATCTGATGGCAATACTGGCCATAACAATAGTTTGATGGAGACAAGACTATTAGCTAGTGGGCAGGGGATTAACATTCCATTCACAGGGGAGTGGGGTGGATCTGAAAACTGCAGTGTAAGAGCGCGCTGCGGTTTTTATCGGGCAGTACGAAGCAGAAAAAACGCCGAGTCATCCTGGTTCTCAAAAATCCTGcagatatatacatatacacatGTAAATGCTTGTATGTGTACCAGTGCGTACGCATACACATACGCATACACATTGTTCTCATCGACATACCTGGTCCCTGGCAAAGTAGTATTGCTTCGGGGTCCGGGACAACCCTACAAAgcgctgataaaaaaaataataaaaaataaaaaaaaaaagcaacaataacattaacaacAAACATGTGAAGAGACATTAATCTTCTAACACTGATCCTATATTGGTGAGTATAAGTTGTCCAGCACATAATAATTGTGTACGTGTTGCGAATTTAATGAGTTGAAATAGACAACCTTTTTTTCACCAGCCCTATCACTGCTATGAGTGATCAAGACCGACTATCTCCATACAATAGCAATCTAAAAGCAAGGAGAcaagtaataaagaaaaaattacaattaaggGATTactggttgatccaataccaaattcttcgaACTAACACcataagaactgtatagcagacagtgaggaaaattactaatgagatcttgggagtgaaagagttaactACTCCAACACTGATGTTGAAACTGGCACATCCTTTCATCCATGAACATGCGCAACTAAGTCAGATTGGGCGCACGCGGTTCGCCACGCAAGTGCCTCTACGATCGGAGCTAGTTCTTGTCAGCATTTTTGCAATGTTTATGCATTTTCTGAGTAACTTTTAAGATTTCACAggttttatttataaatttaaagtGAACTCCACCCTGAAAGATAAAGGCGACCCGGCAGTCTTATgaccctctcccccctccccctcccaaaAAACAGGCGTCCAGACAACGCATAAATTTTACGCAGTATGAATAACTGTCGTTTTTAGCAAAACCCACTCAGGACGCACACTTTATGAGGAAGGTCCTCTGATGGAATGGGGCGCATAACTGGACAAACTTGTGCTTGTTTCTTGATGCACTACACGTTATGCATTTATTCATATAATTCTTAAACGCACTTATTAAAGCCAAACGCACTTCATGGGCTGGACGACTTCCATGTTTAACTGTTGcaaaatggaaacaaatctgTGGGACAAGTGTACCAAACAGAGCTGAGTAAATGGCAACTGACTTATAAGTACTCTTGTTTACCTGCATGCATTGCTTGCGCTAATCTCTCCACGGGGAGGCAAAATTGAGCTGAATTTCCAGTGTCTTCCACATCTGTTGGCTCTTGCTGTACTGGTGTTATAGCGATTGGAAGTCTTGGATCAAAGTAAGCtagaaaacattaaaagaaCACGGTCCTAAAAAACCAGGTTAGTATTTCTTTCGGACTGAGGTTCTTTTTCGTTTGTTGGATATATGgttgttgttcattttcctGGCTCCAATACTTATTTAGAATGTTTTGCCTTATAGTTCgtattatttcttttcttttcttttcttttctttattttttttttattttattttttttttggttttggttaaaACACGTTGTAACACTAGTAGCTATTCAAGTTTCTATTGCTTGAAATTTCCCacttttttaacataaaaactgaagaaataatCCTACTCCACAACATTactcattaaaaaaagtttatctAACCCTATCTACCCCCCTAATAATTTTTAACGTTGTTGAAAGTTAGTTCGTGGGTAAAAATATCTTCCTCTAACATCCGCTGACTGAGATAGAGGAAGTCTGAGATGTCTTTGGTTACCCAGCACTTCTTCATAACAGTATGATCACGTGGCCTTTACCTAGATCTTCTTCCGGAACCAGTGTGACTTGAATTTTACTTCCGCTTCCGGTGGAACTCAAGCGAATGTAACCATACCAGAAGTCTGGTTCACTTCGGCTAAAACTGACCCATCCTTCCTCTCCATTGATATCAAAGTGGACGCGGTTGCTCTTTAAGTCACGGTAAATGCACAAGACAC from Pocillopora verrucosa isolate sample1 chromosome 10, ASM3666991v2, whole genome shotgun sequence includes the following:
- the LOC131784637 gene encoding uncharacterized protein, producing MEQVFKDSAFRTLELVRGSQHFSETTPTVWIQGDTWPSFGEIVTRYPLCGASKLRVFVDCFEGKSNLTYGLISPQSRKLQMLGVQNGEHLRLTGKLWGWSSQQKQIFKKTFDSKTSFAASSQITHFYNRDIRDGSVLCIYRDLKSNRVHFDINGEEGWVSFSRSEPDFWYGYIRLSSTGSGSKIQVTLVPEEDLAYFDPRLPIAITPVQQEPTDVEDTGNSAQFCLPVERLAQAMHAALCRVVPDPEAILLCQGPAETPWLSHHYVMHTSRPRGLCLLINNVPNLAVGEEQLEGLFKFLSFDVLIERDLQRDEIYNLAKEFAKKDHTYFDTFVVIFLSVSGRCSEISCPDGRNASLEHVMVEFTASRCPSLRGKPKLFFVQRVKEIPSRVDNECSIFASGSFAEKDAVRLPCISASEKDSCPEEADFLLICVTSTYPADQPNREPGSLFIQILDQVIRSSFHLYHLLDMLTMVNKKMKDKQSEQPSIKMPYRNHTLRARVYLGSTVPLAPITPALAQEVSYEMNKDPRGLCVIVNNVNFQNRDLNRPGAVEDERSLQLLFRTLFFEVIIRRDLTSHELEKVAQKFGAANHKAYNAFVFIVMSHGGDRDCILGVDGRETTVKNLMCEFRENKCPSLKHKPKAFIIQTCRGCRDNADNSISSPVNDINLQQKVVTTSQAQISSQPCDTAFVTDCTLPRSVFPPEADFVLAFATAPGYVSYRDPDNGTWFIQALVEVISKYHHHHHFLEILTEVTRLVVERVNSVQVPAPMDTLTKFLYL